A window of the Lactuca sativa cultivar Salinas chromosome 7, Lsat_Salinas_v11, whole genome shotgun sequence genome harbors these coding sequences:
- the LOC111890943 gene encoding uncharacterized protein LOC111890943, with the protein MASRFQAVALVASPTYPNAISWSNENLVAVASGHLVTILNPAMPSGPKGLITIPTSKPFSFGVIERKDLLSGCMLPICLSRDIRPCVRSISWSPLGLAPNSGCLLAVCTTEGVVKVYHSPFREFSSEWVEVLDVSEMLHSYFEKIRYGESDSDIPFLEYNDDMPISKLLIRIKDKRQNLLEYHKRPSISAQQYASRSAMLSSLVVSWSPMFHGDTSSKGCSILAIGGKSGNISFWRVHEPQCYSITQRSKPPGALLIGLIQAHDSWITAISWSKFDSQLLLSTGSSDGSVKIWRGYTDDLAKSTEDGDAAFSLLKDVIKVGLGPTSVLSLIVPEASPQKILLAVGKGSGSLQVWIYDTLIHKFDGIAPLSGHDQIVTGLAWAYDGHCLYSCSQDNSLNSWIIKGDSLHRVSLPPNILGVKTFTDVPNVSDACFGIAVSPANLVVAVVRSFDVNLLNPMYEARSQKAAVEFFWIGGQNLGILKDEESDDENFPGFPNMDLVNFGQNILWSLNQYENLHKPLVLWDMIAALSAFKDSQPNYVEQILVKWLISNLKFEWGPPEIILPRVNTHLSNLTSRQLHLLNVMNRHVLLRETELDNNNGEQDLKFWIKILEMSEKELRERLVGCSFSATVKGYNGNLHPVGLAQMKSWVANNERVVKDYVKLLASKVKKIEKRYVGEEECSYCSSSVPFEDTEVGFCKVENHKLARCAVSMVVCPLTPLWFCVSCKRWVSNFAPESLFKLTRYPPTVDFEKRCLTFQNGEILLKPLCPFCGVLLQRLQPEFLLSTTSV; encoded by the exons ATGGCTTCAAGGTTTCAGGCAGTGGCACTTGTAGCTTCACCTACATACCCAAATGCAATTTCATGGTCAAATGAAAACTTAGTTGCAGTTGCCTCTGGACACTTAGTCACTATCTTG AATCCTGCTATGCCATCTGGACCTAAAGGTTTAATCACAATCCCCACCAGCAAACCTTTTTCATTTGGTGTTATAGAAAGAAAAG ATTTGCTCTCTGGTTGTATGTTGCCTATTTGTTTGTCTCGTGACATTCGCCCTTGTGTAAGATCAATATCTTGGTCTCCACTTGGATTAGCTCCAAATTCTGG GTGTTTGCTTGCTGTTTGCACAACTGAAGGTGTAGTCAAAGTTTACCACTCCCCATTTCGTGAATTTTCTTCAGAATGGGTAGAG GTTCTTGATGTATCTGAAATGTTACATTCTTATTTTGAAAAAATCAGATATGGTGAGTCTGATTCTGATATTCCATTTTTAGAATACAATGATGATATGCCAATATCTAAACTATTAATCAGAATCAAAGACAAAAGACAAAATTTACTAGAATACCATAAACGCCCTTCCATAAGTGCACAACAGTATGCTTCTCGTAGTGCAATGCTTTCATCTCTTGTGGTTTCATGGTCTCCTATGTTCCATGGTGACACCTCATCAAAGGGATGCTCTATACTTGCCATTGGGGGTAAAAGTGGAAATATCTCATTTTGGAGAGTCCATGAACCACAATGCTACTCCATCACACAACGAAGCAAGCCACCTGGCGCTTTGCTGATTGGATTAATCCAAGCACATGATTCTTGGATTACTGCAATCagttggtcaaagtttgactctCAGCTTCTTTTATCTACAGGATCTTCTGATGGGAG TGTGAAAATTTGGCGGGGATATACTGATGACCTGGCGAAGTCAACTGAAGATGGTGATGCTGCATTTTCATTGTTGAAAGAT GTTATAAAGGTTGGATTGGGCCCCACATCTGTACTTTCACTAATTGTTCCGGAAGCTTCTCCACAAAAGATACTCCTAGCTGTTGGGAAGGGTTCTGGATCTTTACAAGTATGGATTTATGACACTTTGATTCACAAATTTGATGGTATTGCTCCACTTTCTGGCCATGACCAAATT gTTACGGGTTTGGCTTGGGCTTATGATGGACACTGCTTGTACAGTTGTAGCCAG GATAATTCTTTGAATAGCTGGATCATAAAAGGAGATTCCCTCCATAGAGTCTCTTTACCTCCAAATATTCTTGGTGTTAAGACCTTCACAGAT GTTCCTAATGTGTCTGATGCATGTTTTGGCATAGCAGTATCCCCTGCTAATCTTGTGGTTGCTGTG GTTCGAAGCTTTGATGTGAATCTGTTGAATCCAATGTATGAAGCAAG GTCACAGAAGGCTGCTGTTGAGTTCTTCTGGATTGGTGGACAAAACCTTGGAATTTTAAAAGATGAAGAATCTGATGATGAAAATTTCCCTGGTTTTCCCAATATGGATTTGGTCAACTTCGGTCAAAACATATTATGGTCTTTAAATCAATACGAAAATCTTCACAAGCCTTTGGTTTTATGGGACATGATAGCAGCATTATCAGCTTTCAAAGATTCACAACCCAACTATGTAGAACAAATACTAGTCAAATGGCTGATCTCAAATCTTAAATTTGAGTGGGGCCCACCTGAAATCATTTTGCCACGTGTCAATACACATCTCTCAAACTTAACCTCACGCCAGTTGCATCTGCTCAATGTTATGAACAGACATGTGCTTTTAAGAGAAACAGAGTTAGATAACAACAATGGTGAACAAGACTTGAAATTTTGGATAAAGATTCTTGAAATGAGTGAAAAAGAACTTCGAGAAAGACTTGTTGGTTGTAGCTTTTCAGCCACAGTTAAAGGGTATAATGGTAATTTACATCCGGTTGGATTGGCACAGATGAAATCATGGGTTGCTAATAATGAACGTGTAGTTAAAGATTATGTCAAGCTCCTTGCTTCTAAAGTTAAAAAGATTGAGAAAAG ATATGTAGGAGAAGAGGAATGTAGCTACTGTTCATCATCAGTTCCATTTGAGGATACAGAAGTTGGATTTTGCAAAGTTGAGAATCATAAACTTGCAAGATGTGCAGTTTCCATGGTTGTGTGCCCTTTAACTCCATTATGGTTTTGTGTTTCGTGTAAAAGATGGGTATCAAATTTTGCCCCTGAGAGTCTTTTTAAGTTGACCAGATACCCTCCAACCGTTGACTTTGAGAAAAGGTGTTTGACTTTTCAAAATGGGGAAATATTGTTGAAGCCACTTTGTCCATTTTGTGGGGTATTGCTGCAAAGATTGCAGCCTGAGTTTCTTCTATCAACAACATCTGTATAG
- the LOC111890930 gene encoding uncharacterized protein LOC111890930: MKTKRQDLENTTDSEEQHLKKQKLTEVSSPSPPQLGFDNALLPLATYEDEDDEDDERDDKKVEENGHNNHEEEEEDDEEEENNNGFGIGRRNRAIEIRRDCPYLDTVNRQVLDFDFEKFCSVSLSNLNVYACLVCGKYFQGRGQKSHAYTHSLEAGHHVYINLRTEKVYCLPDGYEINDPSLDDIRHVLNPRFSRDQVLQLDRNRQWSRALDGSDYLPGMVGLNNIKETDFVNVTIQSLMRVTPLRNFFLIPENYINSRSVLVHRFGELTRKIWHARNFKGQVSPHEFLQAVMKASKKRFRIGAQSDPVEFMSWLLNTLHTDLKSPKTKKSIIHQCFQGELEVVKEIHVKDESNNMNIVSEKSRMPFLMLGLDLPPPPLFKDVMEKNIIPQVPLFNILKKFDGESVTEVVRPRIARMKYRVTRLPQYLILHMRRFTKNNFFVEKNPTLVNFPVKNLELKDYIPLPAVKEEESQRLRSKYDLIANIVHDGKPGEGAYRVFVQRKSEELWYEMQDLHVAETLPQMVALSEAYMQIYEQQQLPHQQMQ; encoded by the exons ATGAAAACGAAGCGCCAGGATTTGGAGAACACTACTGACAGTGAAGAACAACACTTGAAGAAGCAGAAATTAACCGAAGTATCTTCTCCATCGCCACCTCAACTTGGATTTGATAACGCTCTGCTTCCGCTTGCAACATACGAAGACGAGGATGACGAAGATGATGAGCGTGATGATAAGAAAGTTGAGGAAAACGGTCATAATAACCacgaggaagaggaggaagacgaCGAGGAAGAGGAGAATAATAATGGATTTGGTATAGGGAGGCGTAATAGGGCAATTGAAATCCGTAGAGACTGTCCCTACCTTGATACCGTTAATCGCCAG GTTTTGGATTTTGACTTTGAAAAGTTCTGTTCAGTGTCTTTATCAAATTTAAATGTGTACgcatgtttggtatgtggtaaatACTTCCAAGGAAGAGGGCAAAAGTCACATGCATATACTCATAGTCTTGAAGCAGGTCACCATGTCTACATTAATCTCAGAACAGAAAAAGTTTATTGTTTGCCTGATGGTTATGAAATCAATGACCCTTCACTTGATGATATTCGCCATGTCCTCAACCCCAG GTTTAGCAGAGATCAGGTTTTGCAACTTGATAGAAACAGACAATGGTCAAGGGCGCTTGATGGATCTGATTATCTCCCTGGAATG GTTGGGCTTAATAATATTAAAGAGACTGATTTTGTAAACGTGACAATTCAATCTTTAATGCGAGTGACACCCTTAAGAAACTTCTTCCTCATCCCTGAAAATTACATCAACAGTAGATCTGTTCTTGTTCATCGTTTTGGTGAGCTAACAAGGAAGATATGGCATGCAAGAAACTTCAAAGGACAG gtGAGTCCTCATGAATTTTTGCAAGCGGTTATGAAAGCGAGTAAAAAACGTTTCCGTATAGGGGCACAATCCGATCCGGTTGAATTCATGTCATGGCTTCTCAATACCCTTCACACAGACCTTAAAAGTCCAAAAACCAAAAAAAGCATTATTCATCAATGTTTTCAG GGTGAATTAGAAGTCGTGAAAGAAATCCATGTCAAAGATGAAAGCAATAATATGAATATCGTATCCGAGAAAAGTAGAATGCCATTTTTAATGCTGGGTCTCGATCTACCCCCACCTCCACTTTTCAAAGACGTGATGGAAAAAAACATTATTCCTCAG GTTCCACTTTTTAATATACTGAAGAAATTCGATGGGGAATCTGTTACGGAAGTTGTGCGACCTCGTATAGCCAGGATGAAATATCGTGTGACGCGACTTCCACAGTATCTTATCCTACACATGCGGCGCTTTACAAAAAATAATTTCTTTGTGGAGAAAAACCCAACACTTg TTAATTTCCCTGTGAAGAATTTGGAGCTGAAGGATTATATACCTTTACCTGCTGTGAAAGAGGAAGAAAGTCAAAGACTGCGGTCAAAGTATGATTTAATTGCAAACATTGTTCATGATGGGAAACCGGGTGAAGGTGCTTATAGGGTGTTTGTACAACGCAAGTCCGAAGAGCTATG gtATGAGATGCAGGATCTTCATGTGGCGGAAACTCTTCCACAAATGGTGGCTCTTTCGGAGGCTTACATGCAGATATACGAACAGCAACAGCTGCCACATCAGCAAATGCAGTGA